In Trichoderma breve strain T069 chromosome 4, whole genome shotgun sequence, the following proteins share a genomic window:
- a CDS encoding CRT10 domain-containing protein has translation MDRPSKKSPTPSPRTLSVGRCYTQTATDRFGNEAKGAIRDRERTSLGMEPEGLESPFAWPSTQQTFLPGLEEDRRRPKDSIYRLVPSMQNYRNNLTALSQAHNLYFVAYQGHIFAYTPRSIPKQTIPRDPDLQIYPRPSKEALSIGGYIDPDTPHIINHIITGYLGREEILVACYDDGDVVAYYVKEIADSISRTKRSAGKAHAHRQPRRFFQENVGHTAWGLAIHRKSRLIAVSSNRYEVTVFAFALTTCQKKSKRIREFCDCCQSSGNTQSSIPRRARNWRIVVAFGAEASNIPNICFADSEDGQAEKICAVDINGVIWIADIWRISQPVVQIPPSKHLILQSEEFWPAPSRGWGVLALSEESFVPVNTLEEMLGLPEEALSIFQPGSGCLQPMVNVAECLAAIPDNPCPPPMLGARAGQFFPNVLNMFHNQSLQSLVGDAIAPNLMGEHSDESEVEQEELENDSDESDEEDEEDEEDSGEMGQETEAEDAQQDIAAQGIPEIVAADHGGSAVLFPHPPAGLQFQQDQALHDIDEILGQLAYAVQEFQEAISSPDTPEPALTQAKDSPMDQDTVMSVDERRKSSNVTTLRRRSHNRLSTPPTRLDMAFFPHSGMIQVIPRHPTQLVEFLRRKIEFNENKEDDNKDPAAEDRLKRFTKRYHFIRTLEKDLELRSLREEHDTRSKEIGVLCPDAVTFSWFQERSIRPYFRATSRLSMVFHIPELSLVVVGSPTGRVLCVTPTKLRSPVASKTSGMWHHGLRVECILPRSSEEEACRPVLRPLHGLAVGPVQDDDRMYGDRTSRATAPKRYRLMLHYRNHDILTYEVTRKEQTGRLCIF, from the exons ATGGATCGCCCATCGAAGAAATCGCCGACCCCTAGCCCTCGCACCCTGTCAGTAGGAAGATGCTATACACAAACAGCGACGGACAGG TTTGGcaatgaagccaagggcGCGATCCGGGATCGAGAGCGAACTTCACTGGGGATGGAGCCAGAGGGCCTTGAATCGCCATTTGCTTGGCCATCCACCCAGCAAACTTTTCTTCCGGGTCTCGAGGAAGACAGGCGCCGTCCCAAAGACTCGATATATCGGCTCGTCCCAAGCATGCAGAACTATCGAAACAATTTGACGGCATTATCGCAAGCTCACAAT CTCTACTTTGTCGCATATCAAGGTCATATATTCGCCTACACTCCTCGAAGCATTCCGAAACAAACGATTCCCCGAGACCCCGACCTCCAAATTTACCCTAGGCCAAGTAAAGAAGCTCTTTCTATTGGTGGTTATATCGATCCTGATACTCCGCATATCATCAATCACATTATTACGGGCTACCTcgggagagaagagattcTAGTCGCTTGCtacgatgatggagatgtggtTGCGTACTATGTCAAGGAGATTGCAGATTCAATTTCCAGAACCAAGAGAAGCGCTGGGAAAGCGCACGCCCATCGTCAGCCGAGACGCTTCTTTCAGGAGAATGTCGGCCATACGGCTTGGGGGCTGGCCATCCATCGCAAGTCTCGCCTTATAGCTGTGAGCTCGAATCGATACGAGGTGAcggtttttgcttttgccctcACCACATGTCAGAAGAAATCAAAAAGAATACGAGAATTCTGCGATTGCTGCCAGAGCAGCGGCAATACCCAATCAAGTATTCCTAGGAGGGCACGCAACTGGAGGATCGTGGTGGCTTTTGGGGCTGAAGCGTCCAACATCCCCAACATCTGCTTCGCCGATAGCGAGGACGGCCAGGCTGAGAAGATATGCGCAGTAGATATCAATGGGGTCATCTGGATAGCAGATATATGGAGAATTTCCCAGCCTGTAGTCCAGATTCCGCCATCTAAACATCTTATACTGCAGAGTGAAGAATTCTGGCCAGCACCATCACG GGGATGGGGTGTACTGGCTCTTTCTGAAGAATCCTTTGTGCCAGTCAACACTCTCGAGGAGATGCTTGGGTTACCCGAGGAGGCGCTCAGCATCTTCCAGCCGGGATCGGGATGCTTGCAGCCGATGGTGAATGTGGCAGAATGCCTCGCAGCCATCCCGGACAACCCATGCCCTCCTCCCATGCTTGGAGCCAGGGCGGGTCAGTTTTTCCCCAACGTTCTGAACATGTTTCATAACCAATCTTTACAATCTCTCGTAGGCGATGCCATTGCTCCCAATCTCATGGGCGAGCACAGCGACGAAAGTGAGGTCGAACAAGAAGAGCTAGAAAATGACAGCGACGAGtcggatgaggaggatgaggaggatgaagaggatagCGGCGAGATGGGCCAGGAAACCGAAGCAGAAGATGCCCAACAAGATATTGCCGCCCAAGGAATTCCTGAAATCGTTGCCGCAGACCACGGCGGCAGCGCAGTGCTCTTTCCACATCCACCGGCAGGACTGCAGTTCCAACAAGACCAAGCGCTACACGATATAGATGAAATACTCGGACAGCTTGCGTACGCTGTACAGGAATTCCAAGAAGCTATCTCTTCCCCGGACACTCCTGAACCGGCATTGACCCAGGCAAAGGATTCACCGATGGATCAAGACACTGTCATGTCAGTGGATGAAAGGCGAAAGAGTTCCAATGTCACGACTTTGAGACGGCGCAGTCATAACCGACTTAGTACACCTCCTACTCGACTCGACATGGCATTTTTTCCTCATAGCGGGATGATTCAAGTCATCCCTAGACACCCAACACAGCTTGTTGAATTCTTAAGGAGGAAGATTGAGTTCAATGAAAACAAGGAAGATGACAACAAGGACCCAGCAGCGGAAGACCGCCTCAAAAGATTTACCAAGCGATACCATTTTATTCGAACATTGGAAAAGGACCTGGAGCTCAGGAGTCTTCGAGAAGAGCATGACACACGCTCAAAAGAAATTGGGGTTCTGTGCCCCGACGCCGTCACGTTTAGTTGGTTTCAGGAACGAAGCATAAGACCCTATTTCCGCGCAACCAGCCGCTTGAGCATGGTCTTTCACATCCCTGAGCTCTCTCTCGTTGTAGTGGGGTCGCCTACTGGGCGGGTTCTTTGTGTTACTCCGACGAAACTCAGGTCTCCTGTTGCGTCGAAGACATCGGGGATGTGGCATCATGGGCTTCGGGTAGAATGCATTCTGCCTCGATCATCAGAAGAGGAGGCATGCCGACCAGTGTTACGACCATTGCACGGGCTTGCGGTTGGGCCTGTACAGGACGACGACCGTATGTATGGCGACAGAACGAGCCGGGCAACGGCACCAAAGCGGTATAGATTAATGCTGCATTATCGGAATCACGATATCCTTACGTACGAAGTGACGAGGAAAGAACAAACTGGGAGACTTTGCATCTTTTGA